The genomic region CAAAGTTTTTATGTTAAACCTGCACTGTGTCCCATCCTTCGTCTCTTTCGAGAATATAATTCAACTGCACTTGCTTCATATATTCGGCGAGACCTTCGTCGGTGAACCCCTTGGCATGCATCTGCTCAACAGTGTCTGGATACGTGATCTGATCTCGTAGAGTACCAAGAGTCATATACGGCCTCTGCAATCCAGAAACACCAACAACGTGCTTACTTGACTACATATGATCATAATGACATTATGTAGAGAGATGTTTCAACCTGAGGTATATAAAACAGTTTTTCTCTATGAGGTTTCACTAAACGTCCACCAAATAACGGCCACAACTATAAAAAAAAAAAGACTTACAAGGAGAGCTGAAAGTGAGCAACACACTTACCTCTCCCAATACCCGAAATAATGAACTCTTCCCACATCCGTTTGGTCCACAGACAAGACAGTTCATGCCAGAACGAACCTGAACAATTGAGTTATTGGTTGATCATTTATATGTTGTATTTATAAGCATGTTTCACCTCAAATGTTAGGTCTGGTATAAGGATGTCTCCATTGGGTGTAACAAGAGGGACATGATCGAAACTGGAAATGCATTTAGTATCAAGAGGGGTTGACGGCAGGTAGGGAAGCATACGTACCTAATAATGTTGTCCATCTCAATCAGCTCACCAGTACCAGGAACAAATGGTTGTGATGGCTCTCGAGACGCTGAAACAACAATTTCTTGACAGGCTGAGAgggcacatgcacacacgtgcacacacacacacacacacacacacacacacacacacacacacacacacacacacacacacaacaatgagTGAGATGACATGCCTACAGATGCATGTCTGAGAATTTAAAGTGTGACAGTTGAACGTGAGCGTATGGATGCAGCCATACCTGACTTCTGCTGTGACTGAGAATTCGTGACCATCGTACGTTTGTATGTGCCCTGATTCAAATCCTTCAGTACGGTTATCAGCTCGGTCACGCGTGCAGTGTAACTACACTCAAACAGAATGACACAAACACCACAGACTAAGTATACCAAACATCATTACCCAGCCAGTCTCGTCATTTCCCTCCCTGCTAGCACCAAACGACCAATGGCTTGTGCCAACCTAACCAGCATCCGGCCACTACGATAGTAATCCTGTAGTACAGTAAGTATACAAAGTGAAtcatagaaaatagaaaaaaatgGTCAAGTTGTTACCTCCATCAGTTGAGTGTGAGTGCTATGAAGATGACGTGGATGGGAAAGATCAAGAAACGGCCGACTAACAACGCAATACCCGACACACGTTGCAAGATCTACAAACCGAGAGAAAATAATTCTTGTGTTGCTGAAGTTGCATACTTACACGCACTCAAGTCAATaacatggtgtgtgtgcgtccgtgcgtgcatgtgtgtgtgtgtgtgtgtgtgtgtgtgtgtgtgtgtgtgtgtgtgtgtgtgtgtgtgtgtgtgtgtgtgtgtgtgtgtgtgtgtgtgttatctaGTAGGGTATCATACTCACACTTAGCTGTAACCGTGTCAACGATTCCAATCAAGAACCGGAACCAGATGAATTTATTTAGATGCTTTACCTGTGACGAGACACACAAATTTGTACCTCAAGTGTCCGACAAAATGCTGAGAATTCTAACCAAACGCTGAAGTGCAGACATAACTGTCGTCTTTTCTCTCTCATTTCCTTGATAAAATGCTATCTCCTCACTAAAGCATAGCAAGCACGATACATACTTATATGATCAACAAGCAGCAGTAGATTATGCATGACCAACCAATTTGTTATAAGACGTGAATTTACGAAGCGAAGCTCTCCTTCCAATCTCTGTTCGGTAACGGTTAGACCTCCGACTGGCCCTCGCAGTCGAGTGAGCACCAAACCCGAGACAGCCAGGTAAGCAAGCATAAATGCAGGCCCCTGAGAGCAAATTGAAAGTCAAAGCATCACATAGTCAAGTcacaattgtgtgtgtgtgtgtgtgtgtgtgtgtgtgtgtgtgtgcacgcgcgtgcgcacatgCCCTCACTTGTGCTCCTATAGCTCCTGTCAACTCCTTCACGTAGATACAAATGTCCAACAACGGCTACAACATTTCCCACACACAGTCACGAATGTCTACTTCCAACAGACACAAAGCAGCCTCAACCTTGCTGATATTAGAGTACAAGTCAGCCAAACTGTTGCAGAACTTCTCAACATCCTACAACAATTCCACCATCAGAACATATTACAAACACATTACGAAAGTAAAACTTGTTGATGCAATGCCACTGGTACGGGGTTAAGTTAACAGAAGGTGACTGCACCATAGCATCATATCTAGAGCATGTCATCAGACTATCCGTTGACAGTTTCACAAAGTTCATTCAAGTGTGTGACCAACCAATAATTCTaaaaacatgtacagtaggatgtcacttaACCACACAACATGTGCCTCAGACTCACTCTAGGTTTGCACGCACAAACGGTAGTGTGCATGAGTATTAGAGTACACGTGTAGTTCTCATCCAATATGGCAATGCAGAAACCCCCAAAGCCACAGAAGAAAACGCAAAAACGAGTCATTCTCTTTATGCAagaaaaatatataataattatggTATAAATTAAATCACTATCTAAGTGTACCACACTGAGTCTCGGATTCCATACCATTATGTGGGTGTGGCAAGTAGGCGTTAGTATATATCCGAACTATCAGAGTTAGGAATGGGTCAGAGAACATAGTgttcggataagtgacatcctGCTGTAACACAGTCAAGAATAGACATCTGTCTAGTTTAGTCTACATTATCTGCAAGGAAATTCGTTTCAAGCTTCCGTATGCATTTACACGAGTACAATAATTCCATCTACAACTGGGATCCAAGTCACTACTAACTCCCAGCACAGCTACTCATGAATGTGTTCATGTAATTGTATGTCATAAAGTTAAAGAGAAGTGAAACAAAACAAGCacaccgtatttcttcgattaacaACTCCGAGTCACTATTTTTCAATCACTCAAGACCCCGGGTTGCTACTCAAGCATGGGTTTTCATTCTTTCCACCATTCTAAGTGAGAACAAGCAAGCACAAGTTTAATGCGTCCATCAATGCAAGATACAGATCTATTTACCAACGGTATTtcaacaaccaacaaacagtgTGTAGTATGTCGCAGTAAGAATGACGGAAATGCGAGGCACAACTTTAACACATGCGTAAGTCGTACGTACGTCTTGAAACGACGTAAATCCCCATGTGAGCTAACTCCGACGAAGCATGTCACTGACTGCGTGGCTGGAAAGCAAGAATCCTCAGTTCAAGGCTCCTACAATGCCATTTTTGCCAGACCTGAACGAGGAGGTTAATCATGAGTCTGCTGTGATATGCGAGAAAGCAAACATTGGAGTGTGCAAATCATGAGTACTAGTGTAcatagtatatatgtatagtaTATGGgcatgtataattaattagctgaTTTCTAGAAAAATTAGGAAGCAATTAAATTTAGGAAACTGGTCGAAACTTACGAAATCTACAAAATTAAAGTGACTTACAAATATACTTGATTTAGAGCATCGTAATACATATCTTAATCTTTGGATTCTCTCACATTGTAATACATATCTTAATCTTTGGATTCTCTCACAACCAAAAGCAAGTTTCACTATGTCCTCACGAATGTCCCTTTTGCTCCAAATACAGCATCTCATTTCTGCTGCATGATGCCATTGTTGAGAGTTTCCAGAACACGTTGTAGCCTCGGAGCTCTGACCTTACCGTGGGTTATGAGCATGAGTTAGTATTCTTTCAATCACTCTAGACCCTGGGTTGCTATTTAAGCGTGGGTTTTTATTCGAATCGAAGAAATGCGGTACAGGCATAAACCTCTGGCAAATTTCCTAGTTACAGGCCAAGATGTCTGGATGGTATGCCAATACTACAATAACATATTGAATGAATTACATATACACTGACCTGTGTCAACAACTGGTCTGCATTGGCTATCCGGTTGTCAAGATTAACCATCTTGTAGTACGTAAAGCCACTGGAGAAATGAGGAAAGCAGTCGAATGAGAGTGGCAATAAAAGATTAAAGACGTTTACCTGAGGTACATTTTGAAGAGATACGTTGACAGTCTGCTTCTAAACGAGAGCTTCAGCTTGTCCAATCCAAACTGTAACATCAGATGAAACgtaactcacacacacacacacacacacacacacacacacacacacacacacacacacacacacacacacacacacacaccacacacacacacaaccagaccaacagacaaacaatgactgacaacagaaagacaattgAAAATTAAGACACTAGATATGTTGGTAAGCGGATGAATCCCGATGGTGTAAAGGTGGATTGACAGACCAAAGATCGACTAACCagaatgacaaacacacacaaccaaaacaacagaattatCAATAaacataatcaataattaattaattaagccaagAACAAGCAAATGAGCCAAAAATGAGATACAACGAGAAATAGCATCAAACCTTCAGCAGATTGTTACAAACAGCAATCTAAAGACATTCGTCTCATACAATATCTATAGTAATAGAATACAAGTGACGTAACATACCAGAGGCATAGCGTACATAAATTTCATCAAGTTTTGGACGAATGCATTGAAGTTTCTCCTGATGATGGAGCTGAGAAGAAAAAGGGTGAACGTTGTCTATGTACAAAGAGGAGTAATGACACGAGTTATACCTTTCAACGGCGGTTCCGTTTTGAATCATCCAGAGATCACACACGGTACGAGCAACGAGTGACAGAGCAACCATCAACAAGTAGCCACTCTAGAACAGCGCAGATATCACTAGTGCTGTATACCAAGTAGCCACAAAGAGTACAATAGCTATGCAACATCACTCAtgcaagtgcacacacacacacacacacacacacacacacacacacacacacacacacacacacacacacacacacacacacacaccattaccACAAACCATAAACCACCCATCTAAAATAGATGATGGCGTGTCCTAGCAAGAGTCACTACACACAGTAGCTAGTACTGTTCAGTTCTTATATCTACAGCAACTATCTCGTCTTCTTCTGGTTTCCTGATGTCATGTGTGATCAAGATGGTTGACGTTAGAGAGTCTCGTATGTAGCAGTGTAGTGCCAAAGACGACTTGCTCACTCTCAAACTGTAGTCttcattctgtttgtgtttgagcaCTTAACCTTGACTTGTTGTGACTACAGGCTATCACTTCTTGCTGGGCAATGTCTTCATGCAATGGAAAAAATCTACAGACTTGACTACAGCCATGCCTTGAAAATCCGCAAAAACAACACTGAGGTTGCAAGCACCCAGTGCGCATGCTATATGGTGCCTCAACAACGCTGGGTGTGTGGGCTCCAAAGTACTCTGATGCTAGGTAGTGAAAGGATGGAGCAATGAGTAGCAGAAGTCAGATGAAAGACAGAATTCAAGCCGAACAGGAAGCGTAACACAGTCCATTCACCACCATCATACATCTgagaacacaacacacacacacacacacacacacacacacacacacacacacacacacacacacacacacacacacacacacacacacacacacacacacacctctttCGAAAAGATTCCAGGAGCACAAATCTTGAATAGGGACACAAGCCGCCTACAGCACAATAAACCAAGTCTCTAGATCATAAAATCACAAAATCGCAAGAACATTACCTAATGAAAACAGCATCCACAGCCGCTTTTTCTTTCCTTCCATCCTAGCAAATGACAAAAAGTCAAATAAAAAAACCATCACGCGTTCACTCCCGTGCAAAGCATCACATACGTCTGGTGTAACATGGAGTGTATCTACTAAACCTGCATCTCTCCTACCAGACCTAAAATAAACCATCAGTAAATTATGTAGAAACAGCAGCATATAAAGTACAAAtcagtcgtgtgtgtgtgtgtgtgtgtgtgtgtgtgtgtgtgtgtgtgtgtgtgtgtgtgtgtgtgctgtagctcaattggttagagagtgcatgtggagaatgaaaacatctgagaccttgcagggttgcaggttcaagtcacagtgatggcgagctatggcataatttccttaagcaagaaacttacacacaattgtttctctcgactcaggagtataaatgagtacctggtcattgactggggtggacatgaccgctggcttggctctgacatcatgcagcagacgggcaCGTgagggccttggtgtccagtcccaactttgccatagtcagtgcccctgggtgactctggccaagctccaggtggattgtagcactggccctaagcctccatgTAGCGCATGGACggcctgtctctagaggcaggaggagctatctccacaactaaccttaaggttgacgtcattcacgaatgacgtggagggcttgacatttgtccatttgtgtgtgtgtgtgtgtgtgtgtgtgtgtgtgtgtgtgtgtttgtgtgtgtgtgtgtgtgtgtgtttgtgtgtgtgtgtgtgtgtgtgtgtgtgtgtgtgtgtgtgtgtgtgtgtgtgtgtgtgtgtgtgtgtaaacataaAATACATGACTGAACACTTGGGAAGCCCAACATCAACTTTTCAAGCAGCAAAAATTTGAAGTTTATGTGAGTGGTCTGACGTACTAAGCAGCACTCCTATACCATATGCAGGGGTGCCCATCTGGCACTATGGCACTGCATGTAGTGCCAAGCCAGTTTTTGCAGCGCCAGAGCAGCGCCAAGATTTTAGTACTGCTTTGACACGCCCATTACCGACTGTCATGCGCAGTACAGGTACATCAATATTGACTCCTACTGGCCAAGCAAAATTAAGTCTGGTCCTGAGATGAAGACTACAGCTGGCTgtcatacatacagtacacttTACAATTTTACCAGTCCGAGTCATACATACtttacatacgtacatacatacatacatactttaccagTCATATGTACATACACCACTACTTTACCAGTATGCGTGGGAGTGTCCCTTGAGTCAAAGGATGCGAGTACTGTACGTATATTTGCAGCGCCACCCCTACATATGTAGacccacactcacacacaccagcCGTTAATCAATCCACTGTACATCTACATCTACACGTTTATGTCTGTCTCCAGCGTGACCATCTCGACTTGTGACAACCAACcacacgtacgtacgtacatgtGAGTGTACGACACCACTTAACACTCAACTACCTTGCGAAATACACAAGCAGCGCGACACTTACCTCTTTCCTGTCGTCATGCGTTGTTTGACAACGAAGGCAACGCCAGCGGCCACTGCTAGACTGACTGCTGTCGTCCTTGGGTTAGCCGTGACAGCTGAGGTTAGCTTAGAAAAAACAGGCATTGCGAACTCACAACTTTCAGAGGTGTAACGGCAATAATCTAGGCGGTGGCGACAGCTCGCTGTACCGAATCCGGAGCGCGTGTACACATACCCTTCAAGCGAAAAGCCCGGATATACTTAAGTGATTAATTTTGTGTTCTGGTGGACTGCTAAAAGACATGCTCAATTGTCAGTTAGAGGTACCATTTACCATAAGAGAGAGAAGGGGAGGGGAGAAATGGGAAAGGGAAGGAGCAAGAAGAAAGGAGGGAGGAGATGGAGGAAGGAAGGAGGGAGAAGAGGAGAGGGAggaggagaggagagggagggaggggagggaggagaggggagggaggagagggAGGAGAGGAaggagaggagagggagggaggagagagggtgagaagagaagaaaggaGGAGAacagggaggggagggagagagaagggagggagagagaagggagagagagagaagggagagagagagagagagaggaggaaAGAGAGGAGAGGCAGGGAGAGGAAGGACAAAGGGGAGACGAGATTTGAGGGAACATGTCTCGCCGCTCCATACCTTGTGTTCAGACCCTAGCCAGTATACTTTCCTGACTTTACCgtaattaaatacattttcTTGCAAATTACTTATCTCAACTGAAGGTCTGGTCTATGGCGTAACCATAACAGGGgcatagcgtgacctctagaaatgggagGATAAACTTCACAATCCTACGTGACatgcccacttttattggcttctagtggcagatccagactggaaaaagggtggtgtatctatactatatacagctttggtcctcacacgtatttacagtccacaattattacgaccacgcctacaaatgatggggctatagcccggtctagctcATGCCACCCTATGCCCCTGACCATCAGTTGCACTTCTAAATGAATATATTAGGTCAGAAAAGATTAGGTTTCTAATATTTATTTAGCCCATCCGTCCCATTTTGTTGAAAGCAACCAGAGTCTGTTTTGCAAGACATTCACTTATCACCGGCTGCAATAAAGTTGTTGTATAACTAATCTATCAGCTACTCTGTTGTACTATCTGAGGTCCTCCACTGATGTGCTAGAATACAGTCTCtaataaattacaaacaaGTAGCAATGGAGGATAACTTAAAACAACTGactaaaaataaacaaaactcaAGATGACATTGATGAACTAACAGTCATTTTAATGACGCAGGTGGTTTGAGCTTTGACAGTTCTGTTCGAAGATCAGCTACAGCTCGTTCCATTGCACGTTCATGAGCCGAGCTGTGATAAACCTTTGAGCTGCCTTTACGTGCATCTGACAACCAACTTTCACACTCCTAGTGACATAAAAGTTAATCATCAGATAGCCGAGAAAGCAGTCAATGGTAGATCAGCATCAACTACATCAACACTGCGGAGAGTACACAAGCACACTAGTATGCAGCACATGCACTTGCTTTTCACACCAAAACTAGAAACTAGTTATGGCTATATACAACAAACCATTCTAGTTAGTTGACTACCCTGCTGTATTAATGTAAAAAACATTGATTTCAGGATGCTGCTAGCACATCTTGCTTGCCAAGTAAAAGAGCAATACAAAGTCATGCAACCAAGAGTGAATTACAAAGTGCTATCAACGAATGGAGACAACAATAAACctgaaaaaataaaaataaatccATGACAACTTCCAAACCTTGAGAACACGTTCCTTCTTCAAGTAGAAATGCATTCGAATAGCATCTTCAAATCCAGGACTTGGGTTTCTCAGCTGACCAATAATGGCATGCCGTATAGTGTTCACTCGAACCTCTACAAAAGCAAATCAATTCTtataacaatacaacaactgaACAACGTAACCTGCCTACCTGCACTGTACTCTTGGTTGTGAATATCACCCTCTTTCGTACCAATCTCTCGTTCATAGCCGGGCTCATTAAAGTACGGCTCCATGACAAGAATTAACGACTGAATAGAGACAAGAACCTATAACAGATAATGAAATGATCAATTTGAGATCACCACTTAGTCTTTTGAAGTCCAATTGCACAAGTCTGTTTGGAACGTATCGGTAATCTTACATAATATAAAGAACAAtataatacatacatgatTTACACATACACGTATCTACTTCTaactacaaacagacatcaAAAACAACCAGCGAAAGTGTGCCAGCCAGACTAATCATCTGCCCCTTGTTGTTACACATCGTAGTCTGGGAGTCAGTAAAGTAATTGCTTGTTCGTTCTATTTGTCTACCTGGCTGCATGTCTGACATCAACTGCCTTACCTGTAGAACGGTGGAAGTGTCATTCCATTTTTCTCCTGTTCATTACAAAACTATCTCACATAATACAAATTGACTACAAAGCTACACAGTCATACCTTGCTGTCCTTCCCAAGTGCCCAacagtgacaaacagacttTTCCACAACTAATCAGAGAAAGTTACAGCAAACAGCCTACCATTCATCTCAACAACTATCTCACTTGTACAAATTCGGATTAAACCTAACAGTCCCACCTCCTGTCGTCTGTTCACACCAAAATAAATATCCACATCTCAAAATCAGACACAAACAACTCGTCTACCTGTAAATTTACTTTAGGTGGACCTTTTGGATAAATAGAAGGAAAGTAGATatcaaattcaaaacaacCGTTGCTGTATGGTGTGTCTTCTGGTCTA from Corticium candelabrum chromosome 10, ooCorCand1.1, whole genome shotgun sequence harbors:
- the LOC134186088 gene encoding ATP-binding cassette sub-family D member 3-like isoform X1 — protein: MPVFSKLTSAVTANPRTTAVSLAVAAGVAFVVKQRMTTGKRSGRRDAGLVDTLHVTPDDGRKEKAAVDAVFIRRLVSLFKICAPGIFSKESGYLLMVALSLVARTVCDLWMIQNGTAVESSIIRRNFNAFVQNLMKFMYAMPLIAVCNNLLKFGLDKLKLSFRSRLSTYLFKMYLSGFTYYKMVNLDNRIANADQLLTQDVEKFCNSLADLYSNISKPLLDICIYVKELTGAIGAQGPAFMLAYLAVSGLVLTRLRGPVGGLTVTEQRLEGELRFVNSRLITNCEEIAFYQGNEREKTTVMSALQRLVKHLNKFIWFRFLIGIVDTVTAKYLATCVGYCVVSRPFLDLSHPRHLHSTHTQLMEDYYRSGRMLVRLAQAIGRLVLAGREMTRLAGYTARVTELITVLKDLNQGTYKRTMVTNSQSQQKSASREPSQPFVPGTGELIEMDNIISFDHVPLVTPNGDILIPDLTFEVRSGMNCLVCGPNGCGKSSLFRVLGELWPLFGGRLVKPHREKLFYIPQRPYMTLGTLRDQITYPDTVEQMHAKGFTDEGLAEYMKQVQLNYILERDEGWDTVQDWMDVLSGGEKQRVAMARLLYHKPQFAILDECTSAVSVDVEGMIYRRCREMDITLFTVSHRKSLWQHHEFVLQFDGHGAYEFKRIEPGMDEFGS
- the LOC134186088 gene encoding ATP-binding cassette sub-family D member 3-like isoform X2, which produces MVALSLVARTVCDLWMIQNGTAVESSIIRRNFNAFVQNLMKFMYAMPLIAVCNNLLKFGLDKLKLSFRSRLSTYLFKMYLSGFTYYKMVNLDNRIANADQLLTQDVEKFCNSLADLYSNISKPLLDICIYVKELTGAIGAQGPAFMLAYLAVSGLVLTRLRGPVGGLTVTEQRLEGELRFVNSRLITNCEEIAFYQGNEREKTTVMSALQRLVKHLNKFIWFRFLIGIVDTVTAKYLATCVGYCVVSRPFLDLSHPRHLHSTHTQLMEDYYRSGRMLVRLAQAIGRLVLAGREMTRLAGYTARVTELITVLKDLNQGTYKRTMVTNSQSQQKSASREPSQPFVPGTGELIEMDNIISFDHVPLVTPNGDILIPDLTFEVRSGMNCLVCGPNGCGKSSLFRVLGELWPLFGGRLVKPHREKLFYIPQRPYMTLGTLRDQITYPDTVEQMHAKGFTDEGLAEYMKQVQLNYILERDEGWDTVQDWMDVLSGGEKQRVAMARLLYHKPQFAILDECTSAVSVDVEGMIYRRCREMDITLFTVSHRKSLWQHHEFVLQFDGHGAYEFKRIEPGMDEFGS